One stretch of Falco naumanni isolate bFalNau1 chromosome 7, bFalNau1.pat, whole genome shotgun sequence DNA includes these proteins:
- the MPI gene encoding mannose-6-phosphate isomerase isoform X1, with product MTEIRVFPLSCVVQSYSWGKVGLESEVARLVASSDPLAHIQPDQPYAELWMGAHPRGDAIIRDNRIPQKTLGQWIAANPACLGAKVKDAFQGHLPFLFKVLSVNTALSIQAHPNKELAEKLHAQFPEHYPDANHKPEMAIALTPFEGLCGFRPVEEIVSFLQSVPELRALIGEVAAEQLERSGSDDPRGVSAALRVCFTRLMKSEKKFFVDQLNMLVKRISQEAAEGKDTSGSNGDLLLRLHSQYPGDIGCFTIYFLNLVRLEPGEAMFLGANEPHAYLRGDCVECMACSDNTVRAGLTPKFIDVLTLCEMLNYTPAPSSSKIFPATQSQLDPSIYLYDPPVPDFAIMRIEIPASIKLYLISAVDSASILLVIQGTAVGTSTAAASEMTLRRGSVLFISANESISLHLSSPDGMLLFRACCLL from the exons ATGACGGAGATCCGCG TGTTCCCCCTTTCCTGCGTGGTGCAGAGTTACTCCTGGGGGAAGGTGGGGCTGGAGAGCGAGGTGGCcaggctggtggccagcagTGACCCCCTTGCCCACATCCAGCCCGACCAGCCCTACGCCGAG CTCTGGATGGGCGCGCACCCCCGGGGCGATGCCATTATCCGGGATAACCGCATCCCCCAAAAAACCCTGGGCCAGTGGATCGCCGCcaaccctgcctgcctgggggcAAAGGTGAAGGACGCCTTCCAGGGTCACCTGCCCTTCCTCTTCAAGGTGCTGTCGGTCAACACTGCCCTCTCCATCCAGGCACACCCCAACAAG GAGCTGGCGGAGAAGCTGCACGCCCAGTTCCCCGAGCACTACCCTGATGCCAACCACAAGCCCGAGATGGCCATCGCTCTCACCCCCTTCGAGGGCTTGTGTGGCTTTCGGCCGGTGGAGGAGATcgtctccttcctccaga GCGTCCCCGAGCTGCGGGCGCTGATTGGGGAGGTGGCGGCGGAGCAGCTGGAGCGCAGCGGCAGCGATGACCCCCGCGGCGTCTCAGCTGCCCTCCGTGTCTGCTTCACCCGCCTGATGAAGAGTGAGAAGAAGTTCTTTGTCGACCAGTTGAACATGCTGGTGAAGAGGATCTCCCAGGAAG CGGCGGAAGGGAAGGACACGTCGGGGAGCAACGGGGACCTGCTGCTGCGGCTGCACTCCCAGTACCCAGGGGACATCGGCTGCTTCACCATTTATTTCCTCAACCTGGTgaggctggagccaggggaAGCCATGTTCCTGGGAGCCAACGAGCCCCATGCCTACCTGCGCGGAG ACTGCGTGGAGTGCATGGCATGCTCGGATAACACGGTGCGCGCCGGGCTCACCCCCAAATTCATCGACGTCCTCACCTTGTGTGAGATGCTCAACTACAcgccagcacccagcagctccaAGATCTTCCCGGCTACGCAGAGCCAGCTCGATCCCAGCATCTACCTCTATGACCCACCTGTGCCAGACTTTGCCATCATGAGGATAGAG ATCCCCGCCTCCATCAAGCTGTACCTCATCTCCGCTGTGGACTCTGCCAGCATCTTGCTGGTGATCCAAGGGACAGCCGTGGGCacctccacagctgcagcctccGAAATGACTCTGCGTCGTGGCTCCGTGCTCTTCATCTCTGCTAATGAGAGCATCTCCCTCCACCTCTCCTCACCAGACGGGATGTTGCTCTTCCGAGCCTGCTGTCTCCTCTGA
- the FAM219B gene encoding protein FAM219B, protein MATGGGGAGAGAGPAVGRASVWRGPGLIWADSKRPSKAADAVEKRGPYIMSKPPSIQAKLQRQRELAKAALRRQGLLGGPVPHQPKPAAKRSVRFNKGYTALSQTVDENLVSLDSDSDGELGSRCSSGYSSAEQVNQDLSRQLLQDGYHLDEVPDDEDLDLIPPKPVASSSCPCCFRENLSCVIQ, encoded by the exons ATGGCGACgggcggcggcggagccggggctggggccggtCCCGCTGTGGGCAGAGCCAGCGTGTGGCGGGGCCCGGGG CTGATTTGGGCTGACAGCAAGAGGCCGAGCAAGGCGGCGGATGCGGTGGAGAAGAGGGGACCGTACATCATGAGCAAGCCTCCTTCCATTCAGGCCAAGCTGC AGCGGCAGCGCGAGCTGGCCAAGGCGGCGCTGCgaaggcaggggctgctggggggaccCGTGCCGCACCAGCCGAAGCCGGCAGCTAAAAG atCGGTGAGGTTTAACAAGGGCTACACGGCGCTCAGCCAGACGGTGGATGAAAACCTGGTCTCCCTCGATTCGGACAG CGATGGGGAGCTGGGATCCAGATGTTCCTCAGGCTACTCCTCCGCCGAG CAGGTAAACCAGGACCTGAgccggcagctgctgcaggatgggtACCATCTCGATGAGGTCCCCGATGATGAAGATCTGGATCTCATCCCCCCAAAACCTGTCGCCTCCTCTTCTTGCCCCTgttgtttcagagaaaatctCTCCTGTGTGATCCAGTAA
- the MPI gene encoding mannose-6-phosphate isomerase isoform X2, with protein sequence MGAHPRGDAIIRDNRIPQKTLGQWIAANPACLGAKVKDAFQGHLPFLFKVLSVNTALSIQAHPNKELAEKLHAQFPEHYPDANHKPEMAIALTPFEGLCGFRPVEEIVSFLQSVPELRALIGEVAAEQLERSGSDDPRGVSAALRVCFTRLMKSEKKFFVDQLNMLVKRISQEAAEGKDTSGSNGDLLLRLHSQYPGDIGCFTIYFLNLVRLEPGEAMFLGANEPHAYLRGDCVECMACSDNTVRAGLTPKFIDVLTLCEMLNYTPAPSSSKIFPATQSQLDPSIYLYDPPVPDFAIMRIEIPASIKLYLISAVDSASILLVIQGTAVGTSTAAASEMTLRRGSVLFISANESISLHLSSPDGMLLFRACCLL encoded by the exons ATGGGCGCGCACCCCCGGGGCGATGCCATTATCCGGGATAACCGCATCCCCCAAAAAACCCTGGGCCAGTGGATCGCCGCcaaccctgcctgcctgggggcAAAGGTGAAGGACGCCTTCCAGGGTCACCTGCCCTTCCTCTTCAAGGTGCTGTCGGTCAACACTGCCCTCTCCATCCAGGCACACCCCAACAAG GAGCTGGCGGAGAAGCTGCACGCCCAGTTCCCCGAGCACTACCCTGATGCCAACCACAAGCCCGAGATGGCCATCGCTCTCACCCCCTTCGAGGGCTTGTGTGGCTTTCGGCCGGTGGAGGAGATcgtctccttcctccaga GCGTCCCCGAGCTGCGGGCGCTGATTGGGGAGGTGGCGGCGGAGCAGCTGGAGCGCAGCGGCAGCGATGACCCCCGCGGCGTCTCAGCTGCCCTCCGTGTCTGCTTCACCCGCCTGATGAAGAGTGAGAAGAAGTTCTTTGTCGACCAGTTGAACATGCTGGTGAAGAGGATCTCCCAGGAAG CGGCGGAAGGGAAGGACACGTCGGGGAGCAACGGGGACCTGCTGCTGCGGCTGCACTCCCAGTACCCAGGGGACATCGGCTGCTTCACCATTTATTTCCTCAACCTGGTgaggctggagccaggggaAGCCATGTTCCTGGGAGCCAACGAGCCCCATGCCTACCTGCGCGGAG ACTGCGTGGAGTGCATGGCATGCTCGGATAACACGGTGCGCGCCGGGCTCACCCCCAAATTCATCGACGTCCTCACCTTGTGTGAGATGCTCAACTACAcgccagcacccagcagctccaAGATCTTCCCGGCTACGCAGAGCCAGCTCGATCCCAGCATCTACCTCTATGACCCACCTGTGCCAGACTTTGCCATCATGAGGATAGAG ATCCCCGCCTCCATCAAGCTGTACCTCATCTCCGCTGTGGACTCTGCCAGCATCTTGCTGGTGATCCAAGGGACAGCCGTGGGCacctccacagctgcagcctccGAAATGACTCTGCGTCGTGGCTCCGTGCTCTTCATCTCTGCTAATGAGAGCATCTCCCTCCACCTCTCCTCACCAGACGGGATGTTGCTCTTCCGAGCCTGCTGTCTCCTCTGA